The segment CCTATATCCAGCTCGGCGACGGCAAGGACGCCAAGCGCTCGTCGATCCCGAAGGACGTGCTGGGCGACGATCTCGACCTCGGCTGGGCGCTCAAGCTGCTGTCGCTGCCGCGTCTGATCGGCCCGCACCCGGAGACGGGGCACCCGATCACCGCCTCGATCGGCCGCTTCGGGCCCTATCTGGCGCATGACGGCAAATATGCCCGGCTGGGATCGACCGCCGAGGTGTTCGAGACCGGCATGAACGCCGCCGTCGTCAAGCTCGCCGAGGCCGCCAATGGCGGCGGGCGCCAGCGCGGCAAGGCCGAGCCGCTCAAGACCTTCGGCGCCAGCCCGGTGACGGGGAGCGAGGTCAAGCTGATGGCGGGCCGCTTCGGCCCCTATGTCACCGACGGCGAGACCAACGCGACCCTGCCCAAGACCGCGAACCCCGACGAACTGACCGCCGAAGCCGCGCTCGAACTGCTCGCCGCCCGCGCGGCGAAGGGCCCGCCGGCCAAGGGCAAGAAGAAGGCGCCGGCGAAGAAGGCCGCGCCCAAGAAGGCGGCGGCGAAGAAGTAATCCCCAATTGTCCCCCTCCCTTCAAGGGAGGGGCAGGGGGTGGGTAACGGAGACGAGGGGCTCGATGCCCCTCGGCGGAGTTCTACGCGCCGATGGAAGAAGGCTCCCCTGAAGCAAGTTCAGGGTCGCACCCACCCCTTGATCCCCTCCCTTGAAAGGGAGGGGAAAGTTACAACCCCATCGCCTTGTACGCCGCCGCTAGGGTCGGCGCGGCGAGCGTGCGCGCCTTCTCCGCACCCTTGGCGAGGATCGCGTCGAGCTCGGCCGGGTTGGCCTTCAGCTCCCGGAGGCGCTCGGCGATCGGGCCGAGCTTGCTCGCGAGCAGCTCGCCGAGCGCCGGCTTGAACGAGCCGAAGCCTTGGCCGCCGAACTGGGCGAGCACCTCGGCCGGGGTCGCGTCGGTCATCGCGGCGTAGATGCCGACCAGGTTGCGCGCCTCGGGGCGGCCCTCCAGCCCCTCGATCGTATCCGACAGCGGCTCGGGATCGGTCTTGGCCTTGCGGACCTTCGACATGATCGTCTCGGCATCGTCGGTCAGGTTGATGCGGCTCATGTCCGACGGGTCGGACTTGGACATCTTCGCGGTGCCGTCGCGCAAGCTCATGACCCGCGCGGCAGGTCCGCCGATCACCGGCTCGGGCAGGGTGAACAGCTCGACGCCGAAGTCGGTGTTGAACTTGGTCGCGATGTCGCGCGCAAGCTCCAGATGCTGCTTCTGGTCCTCGCCCACCGGGACATGGGTCGCCTGGTAGAGCAGCACGTCGGCCGCCTGCAGCACCGGATAGGCATAGAGGCCGATCGAGGCGCCCTCGCGGTTCTTGCCCGACTTCTCCTTGAACTGGGTCATGCGGTTGAGCCAGCCGATCCGCGCGGTGCCGTTGAGCAGCCAGCACAGCTCGGCATGGGCGGCGACGTCGCGCTGGCGGAACAGGACCGCCTTGTCGGGGTCGATCCCGCACGCGACCAGCGCCGCCGCCATCTCGCGGATGTTGTTGGCGAGCGTCGCCGGCTCGTTGTGCACGGTGATCGCGTGCAGGTCGGCGAGGAAGAACAGGCACTCGCCCTCATGCTGCATCTGCACCCAGCGCCGGATCGCGCCGAGATAGTTGCCGAGGTGCAGGTTGCCGGTGGGCTGGATGCCCGAGATGGTGCGCTGATGTGTCATGACCGCGCGGCTATTGGGGCGCGGCGGCGGCGAGTCAAGCGGACTCGCGATCAGCGTCGGCGGCGGAGCTGGCCCTTGAGCGTCGCCAGCGAATAGGCGCCGAGGGCGAAGACCAGGCCGAAATAGACGGTCACCGCCGCCGCGATCATCGCGCCCAGCGCGGCGACGCGCTCGATCAGGCTGCGGCCGGTCCACGGATCGATCCACGGATTGAGCAGGAACAGCAGCGCCGCCATCGCCAGCGTCGCCGCGATCAGGCGGATGCCGGTGCGGCGCAGCCGGTCGTCGACCGCGAAATGGTCGCGGCGGCGGAGCGTGACGTAGAGCAGCACCGCGTTGACCCAGGCCGAGATCGCCGTCGACAGCGCCAGGCCGACATGTGCGAGCGGCCAGATCAGGACGAGGTTGAGGACGAGGTTGACCAGCATCGCCACCAGCGCGATCCGCACCGGCGTCCTCGTGTCGGCGCGCGCGTAGAAGCCGGGGGTGAGCACCTTGATCAGCACATAGGCGGGCAGGCCGAGCGAGAAGGCGGCCAGCGCGCGGGCGCTGGCGATCGTGTCGTGCGGCGTGAACACGCCGTGCTGGAGCAGCGCGCGGATCAGCGGGGTCGCCGACACCATCAGCGCGGCGGTGGCGGGCAGGGTGAGCAGCAGCACCAGCTCGATCGCGCGGTTCTGCGTGTCGAGCGCGGCCTTCGCGTCGCCGCCGCCCAGCTGGCGCGACAGGCTGGGCAGCATCGCGGTGCCGACGCCGATGCCGATCAGGCCGAGCGGAAGCTGGTTCAGCCGGTCGGCATAATAGAGGTAGGAGACCGACCCCTGCGGCAGGAAGCGGGCGGCGAGCGTGGTCGAGATCAGCAGGTTGAACTGGACCGCTCCGGCGCCGATCGCGGCCGGGCCGATCAGCGCGAGCAGCTTGCGCACCTCGGGGCTGAGGCGCGGCAGGCGGACGCGCAGCCGGACGCCGGCCTGCCAGCAGGCGAGCACCAGCCAGGCGAGCTGCAGCGCGCCCGACACGGTGACCGCGATCGCCTGGGTCCGCGCGGTCTCCACCTCGCTATGGCCGCGGAAGAACAGCAGGCCGACGATCAGGCAGATGTTGAGCAGGATCGGCGCGGCGGCGTTGACCCAGAAGCGGTTGAGCGAATTGAGGATGCCGCCGAGCAGCGACACCAGCGAGATCAGCATCAGATAGGGAAAGGTGATCCGCGTATATTGCGTCGCCAGCGCGAATTTCTCGGGGCCGCCATCGGGGAATCCCCCGGTCATCGCCCAGACGATCGGCCCCGCCGCCAGCATCATGGCGACGGTGAAGACGATCAGGAAGGGGAGGAGGACCGACAGCACGTCCTCGGCGAAGCGCAGCGCGATGGCGAGGCCGTTGCCCGGCTCCTTCGCCTCGGCCTCGGCGACGGTGCGGTTGAACATCGGCACGAAGGCGGCGGAGAAGGCCCCTTCGGCGAACAGCGCGCGGAACAGGTTGGGCAGGCGCCAGGCGATCAGGAAGGCGTCCGACGCGAAGCCCGCGCCGACGAAGCGCGCCATCAGCATGTCGCGCAGGAAGCCGAGCACCCGGCTGACCAGCGTCAGCCCGCCGATCGTCGCGCTGGCGCGCAGCAGGCTCATGCCAATAATCCTCCCGGTCCGCAGGACGGGGAGGGGGACCACCCGCAGGGTGGTGGAGGGGTCGGCGACCCCGCCTCCTGCCTTACGAAGATGATGTCGTGGCGCATTACCCCTCCACCGGCTTCGCCGGTCCCCCTCCCCGAGCTTCGCTCAGGGAGGAATGGGGGAGGGACA is part of the Rhizorhabdus wittichii RW1 genome and harbors:
- a CDS encoding tryptophanyl-tRNA synthetase (TIGRFAM: tryptophanyl-tRNA synthetase~PFAM: aminoacyl-tRNA synthetase, class Ib): MTHQRTISGIQPTGNLHLGNYLGAIRRWVQMQHEGECLFFLADLHAITVHNEPATLANNIREMAAALVACGIDPDKAVLFRQRDVAAHAELCWLLNGTARIGWLNRMTQFKEKSGKNREGASIGLYAYPVLQAADVLLYQATHVPVGEDQKQHLELARDIATKFNTDFGVELFTLPEPVIGGPAARVMSLRDGTAKMSKSDPSDMSRINLTDDAETIMSKVRKAKTDPEPLSDTIEGLEGRPEARNLVGIYAAMTDATPAEVLAQFGGQGFGSFKPALGELLASKLGPIAERLRELKANPAELDAILAKGAEKARTLAAPTLAAAYKAMGL
- a CDS encoding integral membrane protein MviN (TIGRFAM: integral membrane protein MviN~PFAM: multi antimicrobial extrusion protein MatE; polysaccharide biosynthesis protein; virulence factor MVIN family protein), whose protein sequence is MSLLRASATIGGLTLVSRVLGFLRDMLMARFVGAGFASDAFLIAWRLPNLFRALFAEGAFSAAFVPMFNRTVAEAEAKEPGNGLAIALRFAEDVLSVLLPFLIVFTVAMMLAAGPIVWAMTGGFPDGGPEKFALATQYTRITFPYLMLISLVSLLGGILNSLNRFWVNAAAPILLNICLIVGLLFFRGHSEVETARTQAIAVTVSGALQLAWLVLACWQAGVRLRVRLPRLSPEVRKLLALIGPAAIGAGAVQFNLLISTTLAARFLPQGSVSYLYYADRLNQLPLGLIGIGVGTAMLPSLSRQLGGGDAKAALDTQNRAIELVLLLTLPATAALMVSATPLIRALLQHGVFTPHDTIASARALAAFSLGLPAYVLIKVLTPGFYARADTRTPVRIALVAMLVNLVLNLVLIWPLAHVGLALSTAISAWVNAVLLYVTLRRRDHFAVDDRLRRTGIRLIAATLAMAALLFLLNPWIDPWTGRSLIERVAALGAMIAAAVTVYFGLVFALGAYSLATLKGQLRRRR